TGAATTATGGGGATCCGCAGAGTATCCGTAAGTAAGCGACTCATAATTTTTTATTGAACCATCAGGTCGAGTACTGATATCAATGATCCGGGGATCCCAAGCATCCACCTCCCATGTGGAAGGATTGTTCTCACCTTTTAACTGCACTAATATTTCTAAATAGACATGATCACATTTAAGTGAGCTAAGAATACGAATTTTTGCAACTGCGCCTCTACGGGCAATTTCTTTACCAATCTCTACCAGAAGATAATCTGCAAGCTCATGGCAATTTCCTAAACTAACATACTCAATTAGATCATGTCGGTACATGTATTCATCTTCTTGGGTAGAGGTTAGAGGTTCGCGAACATTTTTAGTAAAATAGTTATTTTCTTTAATCTCGCGATGGTATTTTATATACCCACTTTTTTGATTACAGATTGTTATTTTTCTTCTAGTCTCCAAAATAGCTTCTGTACATATATTTACAAACTCTTCTCGTGATAAAAAAGGCATAATACTTTCCCAAAACTTTTCAATTAGGGACAATATTATACCTTTTTAGTGTGTTTAAATTAAGCATAAAGTGGGTTGTGTGGACTACTTTTCCCTCATTTACATGGCGCGAACCTGTTTGCTTCTAACATCCAACTTAAGGTTTCTTCTAAATTAAAACGGGGAAAAAAACCTATAATTTGCTCAAGTTTTTGTTTGCATCCTACTAAATGCTTGACCTCATTGCTGCGAACAAACCTAGGATTAACGCCAATTTCCGGAGTATGCCCTGTTAATTTGCTCAGCATGGAAAGTAACTGCTGCAACGAGTATCCCTGACCAGTACAAATATTAACAACTTCATTTGCAGTTCCGCCTACTTCTATAAGTCGTCGGTATGCGTGGACAACATCACGAACGTCAGAAAAGTCCCGCACGATGTCTAAATTACCTAATTCCAAAAAATCGGCACGCTGGGAAAAATGAGTAACTACTTTGGGTACCAAAAATAGAGATGATTGCGCTACTCCCGTATAATTAAATGGACGCAGGATCGTAATGGGAAGCTCGTTCATCCAAAGTTTTGCCATCTGCTCCATAGATAACTTACTAACTGAATAATCATTGATCGGAGCGGCGGGCGCCGTTTCATCAATAAATTCGCGCTCTGTATTGCCATAAATATTTCCACTGCTGGCCAAAAAAATCTGTTCTGGAGGTTTTGATAATTGGGTTAAAGCCTTTAATAGATTCCGAGTACCGATAATATTCGTTCGATACATTGTTTCCGCATTATCCTGTCCTATAAAAGAAATCGCTGCCAAATGAACCACCACTGTAGGCTCTATTTCTTTAATAATATTGCTCAGCTCAGCTTGATTTAAAAGATCGCATGAAAAATAATTCATTCCTGGAATCGGATGAAGCGGTAACCGTTGGCAAAGACCGATGACATTCATTCCAGCACGCAACAGTTCCAAAGAAAGATAGTGCCCGGTAAACCCAGAAGAACCGGTAATCATAACCTTCTTCATTATGAAGTTACCCCACGCTTATTTCGTTCCAGATCTGCTTCTAACATCATTTGACATAAATGTTCTAAAGATATTTTAGACTCCCACCCTAAATTTTTTTTTGCTTTGGAAGCATCCCCAATGAGCAAATCCACTTCAGCGGGCCGATAAAATTGAGGGTTAACTTGAACTATGGTCTTGCCGGTTCGTTGATCAATAGCTATTTCATGGGCACCACTTCCTTCCCATGCAAGATCAAAATTTGCCGCTTGTGCCGCTAAGTTTACAAAATATCGCACGCTTTCAGTTCGCTGAGTTGCTAATACATAAGTATCAGGCTCATCTGCTTGCAACATACGCCACATCCCATCTACATACTCTCTTGCAAATCCCCAATCCCGCTTTGCATCTAAGTTCCCTATTTCTAAGACATCGAGCATTCCTAATCTGATTTTTGCAATACCGTTGGTAATTTTTCGTGTAATAAATTCACAGCCTCGCAGAGGCGATTCGTGATTAAACAAAATGCCACTACAGGCAAACAAATTGTAGCTTTCACGATAATTAACCGTCATCCAATGAGCATATAATTTAGCAACTCCATAAGGGCTACGAGGATAAAACGGAGTTAATTCAGTTTGCGGTACGGTTTGTACTTTCCCAAACATCTCCGAAGTACTTGCTTGGTAAAAGCGAATCATCGGATTCACTATCCGAATTGCTTCTAAAATATTTAAAGCACCAAGCGCGGTAATTGATGAAGTCATAATAGGTTGTTCAAAAGAAGAAGTGACGAAACTCTGTGCTGCTAAGTTATAAACTTCTGTCGCTTGGCTCTTCCTAAGCAAGCCTATAATTGAACTCAGATCAGTTAAATCGAATTCAACTAAATGTAAATTTGGATGTTTATCGATACCTAATTCTTTAATTCGCCAAAAATTAGTTGCACTAGCACGTCGATAAGCTCCATAGACGATGTATTTTTTTTCCAATAGTAACTCAGCCAGATAAGCGCCATCTTGGCCGGTTATCCCAGTAATCATTGCGATTTTAGGAGAATTATTTAGTTGCATAGCTCCTCCTGTTCTGGTACTTCTTCCTTCTTAATCGAAAACTGATTCCAATCTGGTTCACACTGTTCTGGTGTTAATTGGGTATACCACTGCCCATTGAACAGTACCTCCAAAAGTTGTTGGGTACTTTGTTCCCAAGTTAGCCATGGCATGTGTTCCGATGAAATATGGGTCTTTTCTTTGAAATTACCCACCCAAAATAGAATTGCCTCAGCCAGATCAGAGGGAGCATTGGAATTAAAATAGGTAGCATGATTTCCTGCCACTTCCCGAAATACTTTAAGATCACGGGCTATGATAGGAAGTTTATATTTTGCTGCCTCAATTAAAGGCAAACCAAATCCTTCCCCTTCGCTTGCAGCCAACATACACGAAGAAACGGCGTATAGCTTTTCTAAATATTCATCACTCACCTGTTCCAGCCAGAATAAATGTTTAAACAATTCCGGGTTTGTCCGCAATTTTCGGACAAGATTATCGACTTCCCATCCCTTCTTTCCCACAATGACTAAATTAAATCGATGCCCTTGCGACCAGAGTAATTCAAATGCCTTGAGTACTTGTTGATGCCCTTTTCGTGGTTCAACCGTTCCAACCATAATAAAGGTTGGATCTTGTTTTAACTGTTGAAGTAGGTTTTCTTCATGACTATTGATCCCATGGGTTGGCAATGAATTTTCAATATCCGCTCCCAGGTGAAAATAGCCTATCTTGAAAGGACGGGCGTGTTCTGATTTAAAACTCTTTAAGTAGTCACACACATTATCAGCCACTGCTTTAGAGATACATAATACACCATCGAACATGGAAATCGTGTTCATCCAGGCTTGGTGCATTTTCTCCGTTTTAGGAGTAAACATTTCCGGCATTAGAATGGGGAGTAAGTCATAAATAACAAAATGAATAGAAACGCCCTTTCGATGCAAATTCAGCAGATATTCTTTGTGTTTAGGAACAATACTGGGGCTTAAATCCAAACCTAAGAAAATATCTCCGGCATTTGCATCAATAGGTGTGTCTTCAAAATTTTCAGCAGAACACGCTAATAAATTAAGTGTGAAGTTACGGGCGTATCGATAAGTATGGCTCTCAGAAGCATAAACAGGCTCCACTCTATAACCGGCTGGAGGAGACTCCAATAATCTTTTTAAAATACTTCGTGTCACTCGTTGAATCCCTGATTTTACATCTTTAACAATGAGTACCGACACATCAATAAAGAATTGTCGTGTTTGGATTGATTTGGAAATAGACTGAGCCACATCTCTGGCTAATTGCATTAAATCGCGTGTATTCGGAGAATAAGATTTTAGTTGGGCTACTGACTTACCTAATGAGAAAATATCCGCTGAAGCGAGATCATACATCTTTTCAATGGAATAATAATATTTCTGTGCACAATCATAGGGCGCATGCTGAGTTCTTATATGTTTTTGAGCCAAGTCGCCCAGAGCCAATCGTCGATGTTTATCGTTCCAGAGGAGTTCTAGGGACTCTGTTAATTGGCGATCAGTAAATTCTTCGGGTATCTTCCACACGCAGTGGTCAGGTATTTCGCTAAGACTACCATGTGCATTGATAATTGTAGGAACACCATAATTCATACAATCTAATACGGTTCCAGATGTTTCTCCCCGTGAGTTTTTTCGCAGTTGAACCGCTAGATCCGCCGCTGCTAAATACAACTCGTATGTAGGATTATCACACCATCCAGTAATAGTTATATTTGTCCCTGGACCCGCATTAATAGTGGTTAATAATTGGTTCTCATAAGAACTGGTAGACTGGTTTTCTCCTACAAAGATCAGCTTGCACTGTTTACTGTGCACAAGCTCTGAATCCATCCAAGCCTTTATTAATCTATGATTTTCTTTATTAGGCCCCAATATTCCAAAACTACATACTAAAAATGCATCGGGGTTGAGACCTAATTGTTCGCGGGCGGCAAATTTATCAACGAGGTCGACAGGTTTTCTTAAATGGGGAATAACCGTCCATTCTCTTGCCGTATTGAGGCCATAAAAATGGTTTGCTAGATAACGAGAATATTCTGAATGAACAATAACGCCTGTTGCCTGTTGTAGGATGCGAAGGTTACATGGATATTTAGAGAGGGCCTTATCATGATCATTCACTCTATCAAGACATCCTTTATACCCATGGGAATAATATAATTCTAAATTTAGTAAATTCTTGGTTTCATTCTGATAAGCGGCATAATCGATAATACCGGATAGGAAAAAATCATGCAGTACAACAATACCAGGTATTTGTTGAATCAACCCAAACATATGTTGATGGAACATCGAGTTACCAAAATGATAAATCACTCGATCGTAATAACCAAGACCATTCTCCTTAAACCATTGAACAGATCGAATGGGATGATTGGTCGTAATCCAGGAGTCATTAACCTCCTTTTGAGCGACAACAACTTCAATTTCATAAAATCGACTCAAAAAGGGCAAAAGTTCTGCACTATAATAGCTTATCCCACTACGTTCTGGGGGCAGAGGAGAAACATAGGCTAACTTGGGTCGTTGGTGCGAATTAAACCCAATGCCTTTTTGTTTCTTTTGTTTAACTAAGGCTTCTAATGCGTTAATCGCTTTGCGAGCGCTAATATCCCAGGAAAATAATTTAGATTGCTCCAGTGCCGCATGTTTCAATTCACAGCGAAAATCATCATTATCTAATACCTTTAAAAGCATATTTGCTATCGATTCATCGTCGCAAGGATCAAATAGATTGTCCTCTCTACCAATCACTTCTGGGATACTGCTGGTATTCGACCCAATTACCGCTTGACCACAAGACATCGCCTCAAGAACAGGTAAGCCAAATCCTTCATGCAGTGAAGGAAACACAAAAATTTTGCATAAATTATACAAGCTCAATAAATCAGTGTTGGATACAAATCCGGTAAATATTAATTCCTCAATAGCTAAACCCTGGGAGGCAGCCAATGAAAAAAGTTTTTTCTTTTCCGAATTATTAATTGAGCATACCACCACCAATTGATGTTCATCACGAACGTCTTGAGGTAACTTCGCATAAGCCCGAATTAATCCTTCAACATTTTTACGAAAATCAATTCCGCCTGTATATAAAATAAAGGAGCGAGTTAAACCAAATCGAGCTCGTATCTCATCTTCTTTGGTAACCTTAATGGGTTTAAAATAATCATCTACTGCAGAAGAAATATTGATAATTTTATCTTCCGAAAAACTTATGTATTTTAAAGCTTCATGTCTTGAATATTCTGAAATAGATAACAATAGGTCTGCTTGTCCAAAAGACTCTAGCTTTTTTAAATACCACTTTTTTGTTTTTGCATCTTTTAGATAATGATCCGAATATACAAGGGGGATTAAATCATAAAGAATAACGGCTACAGGTATCTTACTCAATCTGCCAATGCTCGTAATTACACCCCCTTCATTAGTTCCTTCAAAGAAACTCCCAATAAGAACAATGTCGGGTTTTAGATGCGCAATGAACGCTTCTTGTACCAGTTCTGCAGTTTGATGAGACCAATCATATTCTTTTTTAGATGCGATACGAGACCACACCCGAATATTATCCTGAGGCAATATTCCCTCAAATGCAGTTCGTATAGAATTGATGCTTTCAGGAAATTGCCCATTAAGAGCAATAAAAAGCTCATGCTCTCCACGATTTCTAGCAATCGCTAAAGCGAGGGAAAGTAAATAACGACCGATACCCCGAAAACGAGTATTTGGTGTTTGAGCGCCTTGCAGATCCAAGACAATACGCATAACAACTCCATCAATGCTATCCAAAAGGATTTAAATTAGAAAACTCGAATACAGATTGTTTCGCTCAATTTAATATGCCATCACTATGTTCATATAAATTGGCATTGAACCAGACCTGAATCCCATCCAAGGTTGTCATGCCCGTTAGATTATAAAGCTTCGGATTGAAATCAAATTTACATGGTTTTTCATGAAGTAAGCTCCATTTATTTTGAATGAACAGCTCTAACAATTCACCTTCAATTCTTCGACTATGAGTTGCGATAAGCATAAAACGAACTTTTTTATTTATTGAAGCTATAGAGTGTTCTAATGATTTAAATTCGCCACCTTGAATATCTATGTGAACGTAATCAACATGGTTAAAATCATTTAATATATCTTCTATCGTATAGGATGGAACCTGCTGCTTAGGAAGCTCATATCCACGATAATCCTCTGCAGATGAATTATTTGATACAGCCCCACCCCAGTCGCCAATTCCATTTGCGCCATAAAATAATGGCTCTTTACTCTCACTAATACCACCATAAATACAACGTGTTATAATCTGATTTTCAGGTTTAATTACATTCTCTTCCCATGTAGGAAGACCATTTTTAATAAAATGAGCCTTCATCAGCGCAATTCGTTCTTTATCGGCTTCCACGCCCACAAGAGTAATATCAGCTATTCCGTTTTGTCGAGCAATTTTGGCAGCGAAGACTAACCAGGGCCCATAACCTGCACCCAATTCAATACATACGAATTGATTTTTAGCAGTTTCTACTGCTTTGACTGTAGCAATGTATTCGAGCGCCTCAGCATGAAGCGTGTCGCATGGAAAAGGAAGCCTACCAAGGGTTTGTTCATGGTGAGTATTAGTAATAGAAAAAAAAGATAAATCGGTTTTAATACCAAAATAGTCTGTATAAAATCCTTTTTCCAGTTCTGAGTTTGCCTGATATTTTTCGAGTCGTTTTAAATCTTCAAAGGTATACCCTAGATAAATTTGATTGTCTGTCAAATCCCTTTTCCAACAGTTGGTTGTTTCTAACATTATGGCAATCCTTTACTCACATCTAATTAAAATTGTTTTGGGAAGTGTTTTTTAATGCTTATTTTACTGTGCACCAAGGTCTATACATTGTTTAAGTTGATAGAAAATATGACGCTCATGTTCCGATAATTGCTTTAATTCCAATTCCACTTTATTTGTATCTGAGGCTAATATCTGTTGCCTTATTTTATTATTTTGCTTTTCATAAAGTCTTCTAAAGTATGAGCCAATCACCGGCCAATTTTGTCTTTTATAGCAACGTAAAGCCTTATTAAGTCCCTTTATGCGAATTTTTTTACTTTTTCCTTCAGGGGAGTTTATTAAATCTTTTAATATTAATGCCTTATCTACACCCGCCGACAGACGGGACATAAAATACTTCATACCCTCCGGATCAGGTGCTCTATTTAATGTAGCAAGATAGGCATGGTAAATGAAATCTTCTCCTTGTCGACGCAAAAGCAACTGGATAGAAGTGGAGTTTTTTGTTGAAGTGTGAGCATTATGCTGCTGCAATTGTATCGATTCTTGCTCTACTCTACGCAGCTCTTTCTGCTCAATCAGTTCTTCGTTTAAGGCGTTCATTTTTTCATGGGCACTATTTAATTCATTTTGTAAATTTTGAATATGTATTTGCTCTTTTCGGCGATATTCTTGTTCTGCAATGAGCCCATCGCTAAGAACACCTATTTTTTGGTTGGCACTATTTAATTCAAGCTGTAAATTCTGAGCATGTACTTGTTCCTGCCTACGATATTCTTTGATTGTAATTAGTTCTTCGCTTAGGGAACCTAATTTTTGATTCACACTATTTAATTCAGTTTGTAAATTTTGAACAAAGCCTTGCTGATGAGTCAGGTATTCTTTTTGTAAGCCAACCTCTTGAAGCAAAGCATCTTTTTCTTGTTGTAAACGTTGCATTACCTCTTGCTGTTGTACTTGATTTTCCTTTGCTAAATTAAGTTCGTTTGCTGTTTGCTCCAGTAAAGTATTAATTTTTACTTTATAATTCGCGAGCAATTCTTGACAAAGATATGAATTCTCAGTGATTTGCCATCGATCAAATATATTAGGGGGGCTCATAAAAGCATTGAGAAGTTCAGGATGTTCTTTGGCAACATAAAAACGATTGAGTCCATCGGAATAAACAAATAGATAATCGGCTGCAATAAGCAATGATTCCCATTGGGCATGATTTGGTTCAGGTGAATGAGGAACTGTCGCTTCAATTAATATTATCCAGGGGCGTAAACTCCTGGAATCCCAACCGCTGAGAACTTGTTGCTCAAACCCTTCCACATCAATTTTCATCCAATGAATATCGTGCACAGTTAATGTATTCATAGCTGCTTGCAAGGTGAGCGTTGGCACTTGTACTTTATGGAAGGGTAAGCCTAATTCCTGGAGATGAGTTTCTGCAATGTGGTGGATGGCTGTACTTAATCCGGTTCCAGGAATAACATTAAAATCAAGTAATCCATTAGAGTCAGATAGCGCGATTTGTAACACGGTTTCATCAGGTCGTTCGTTTCGCAATAGTTCAACAAACTCAGGAACAGGCTCAATATGAATTCCACGCCATCCCTTGTCATAAAATGCCTTACTGACCGAGTCGATTATCGGATGTTGAGCACCAATATCAATATAAAATCCTTTCTGCACATGCTTTAATGCGCGCCACAACATGATGTCTTCAAAATTTTGTGCGAAAGACATGAAGCTCATAAAATCCCTTAATTTGATGCTACGCTGTTAAATTGACTTCTTCGACGGATACAAAAGTCCCTTCCGGAGAGGGCTAAAAAGTATAAGTCTTGTCCTATTTTTGTGAATCCATTATACTTTTTCAATTAAAAATAACAATCGTTTTAGCTCAAAGTTGAAGACTCTATCCCTTTAGATTTTCTCTATCTATCGTATAGAAATTGCCATTAAATAGGATTTTTATGTCGTTGCAAAAGGACTCATTACTCAAAATACAAGCTCGGGTAATTGGCGCGCTGCTCATGCGGGAAATCTTAATTCGCTATGGTAGACACAATATCGGTTTTTTATGGATCATCGTGGAGCCCATGTTATTTACCTTGGGAGTGACTACATTATGGACATTGACCAAACTCACTCATGGTTCGAGTTTACCTATTACGGCTTTCGCACTTACTGGGTACTCATCAGTTCTTGTGTGGCGAAATACAGTGAGTCGTTGCACCATGGCAGTACGTGCAAATCGCAGCTTGTTGCATCATCGTTACATTAAAGTACTGCACTTGTTTTTAGCACGCATTACACTTGAGATTAGTAGCGTGACAATGTCGTTTTTGATTTTATCCATTGCTTTTATCAGTATGGGATTAATGGATTTTCCGGATAATGTTTTAACGATTCTATGCGGTTGGTTATTGCTTATGTGGTTTGCTGTGGCGCTAGCCTTGCTGATTGGTGCGATTAGTGAGCACTTTGAAACAGTTGAGCGATTATGGCATACCGTAGCGTACTTACTTTTTCCCATGTCGGGTGCAGCATTCATGGTCGACTGGCTACCTGAAAAAGTGCAATCAATTGTTTTATGGTTACCAATGATACATGGTGTGGAATTAGTACGAGAAGGATTTTTTGGCTCCACGGTTCATACTCATTATTCAATTCAATATCTGTCTTCTTTTTGCTTGATCTTAAGTCTATTCAGTCTTGCGATGGTAAAAGAAGCGAGTAGACGCGTAGGTTCAGAATGATTCATATCGATAATATCAGCAAGGTTTATCCCATTCGTAAAGGGGTACGTACCGTGCTCGATAAAATTAATTTAACCCTTGAACGTGGTCAAAAAATAGGGATTTTAGGACGTAACGGCTCTGGGAAGTCAACCTTAATCCGTCTAATTAGTGGTGCCGAAAAACCGAGTTCAGGAAAAATACATCGGGAGATGAGCGTTTCATGGCCACTCGCATTAGGGGATGCATTTCAAGATAATCAAACAGGACTCGATTGTCTTCGTTTTATATGCAGAATTTATGGGATTACAAAAAAGCTCATGAACGAAAAAATCGAATTTGTTAATGATTTTGCCGAACTGGGTATTTATTTCCATGAACCTATTAAATCTTATTCCTCTGGAATGCGAGCGCGGTTGAGTTTCGCAATTTCCATGGCCGTTGAATTTGATTGTTTCTTAATTGACGAGGTGGTTGCAGTGGGCGATGACCGGTTTCACAAAAAGTGTTATGAAGAATTATTTGAAAAAAGAAACGATCGAGCGCTTGTTATTGTTTCTCATGATCCAGCTTATATAAAAACCCATTGTGAATCAGCAGCGGTGTTAAGCAATGGCCGGCTCTATTCCTTCGATAAAATAAATGAGGCATACGATTTCTATCAATCAACACGAATCAATGCACCCACTAAAGAACATGTCATTGCGGGTTATCGTTTTATACTCGGACGCGAACCTGAAAATGAATTTACGATTCAATTTCAACAATCGGCCTGCGAAACCGTAGAAAAACTAAGAAGATGCTTATTTTCTTCTGAGGAATTTAAAAAGCAATTATTCCACGATAAGTTTGAGGTGTTTTCAGATACACTTCACTCCAGCCCCCCCCAAGAAGAGGACATTATGCTGGCATTTAATCTCCTTCTTGCTCGTGATCCAGAACCAGATGAACTGAAAAAAATCAAAAAATCAAATAGTTCATTTGAACGATTACGAACTCGCCTCCTGGAATCTAAAGA
The DNA window shown above is from Legionella sp. PC997 and carries:
- a CDS encoding FkbM family methyltransferase, with protein sequence MLETTNCWKRDLTDNQIYLGYTFEDLKRLEKYQANSELEKGFYTDYFGIKTDLSFFSITNTHHEQTLGRLPFPCDTLHAEALEYIATVKAVETAKNQFVCIELGAGYGPWLVFAAKIARQNGIADITLVGVEADKERIALMKAHFIKNGLPTWEENVIKPENQIITRCIYGGISESKEPLFYGANGIGDWGGAVSNNSSAEDYRGYELPKQQVPSYTIEDILNDFNHVDYVHIDIQGGEFKSLEHSIASINKKVRFMLIATHSRRIEGELLELFIQNKWSLLHEKPCKFDFNPKLYNLTGMTTLDGIQVWFNANLYEHSDGILN
- a CDS encoding GDP-mannose 4,6-dehydratase codes for the protein MKKVMITGSSGFTGHYLSLELLRAGMNVIGLCQRLPLHPIPGMNYFSCDLLNQAELSNIIKEIEPTVVVHLAAISFIGQDNAETMYRTNIIGTRNLLKALTQLSKPPEQIFLASSGNIYGNTEREFIDETAPAAPINDYSVSKLSMEQMAKLWMNELPITILRPFNYTGVAQSSLFLVPKVVTHFSQRADFLELGNLDIVRDFSDVRDVVHAYRRLIEVGGTANEVVNICTGQGYSLQQLLSMLSKLTGHTPEIGVNPRFVRSNEVKHLVGCKQKLEQIIGFFPRFNLEETLSWMLEANRFAPCK
- a CDS encoding FkbM family methyltransferase, coding for MSFAQNFEDIMLWRALKHVQKGFYIDIGAQHPIIDSVSKAFYDKGWRGIHIEPVPEFVELLRNERPDETVLQIALSDSNGLLDFNVIPGTGLSTAIHHIAETHLQELGLPFHKVQVPTLTLQAAMNTLTVHDIHWMKIDVEGFEQQVLSGWDSRSLRPWIILIEATVPHSPEPNHAQWESLLIAADYLFVYSDGLNRFYVAKEHPELLNAFMSPPNIFDRWQITENSYLCQELLANYKVKINTLLEQTANELNLAKENQVQQQEVMQRLQQEKDALLQEVGLQKEYLTHQQGFVQNLQTELNSVNQKLGSLSEELITIKEYRRQEQVHAQNLQLELNSANQKIGVLSDGLIAEQEYRRKEQIHIQNLQNELNSAHEKMNALNEELIEQKELRRVEQESIQLQQHNAHTSTKNSTSIQLLLRRQGEDFIYHAYLATLNRAPDPEGMKYFMSRLSAGVDKALILKDLINSPEGKSKKIRIKGLNKALRCYKRQNWPVIGSYFRRLYEKQNNKIRQQILASDTNKVELELKQLSEHERHIFYQLKQCIDLGAQ
- a CDS encoding ABC transporter permease — translated: MSLQKDSLLKIQARVIGALLMREILIRYGRHNIGFLWIIVEPMLFTLGVTTLWTLTKLTHGSSLPITAFALTGYSSVLVWRNTVSRCTMAVRANRSLLHHRYIKVLHLFLARITLEISSVTMSFLILSIAFISMGLMDFPDNVLTILCGWLLLMWFAVALALLIGAISEHFETVERLWHTVAYLLFPMSGAAFMVDWLPEKVQSIVLWLPMIHGVELVREGFFGSTVHTHYSIQYLSSFCLILSLFSLAMVKEASRRVGSE
- the gmd gene encoding GDP-mannose 4,6-dehydratase: MQLNNSPKIAMITGITGQDGAYLAELLLEKKYIVYGAYRRASATNFWRIKELGIDKHPNLHLVEFDLTDLSSIIGLLRKSQATEVYNLAAQSFVTSSFEQPIMTSSITALGALNILEAIRIVNPMIRFYQASTSEMFGKVQTVPQTELTPFYPRSPYGVAKLYAHWMTVNYRESYNLFACSGILFNHESPLRGCEFITRKITNGIAKIRLGMLDVLEIGNLDAKRDWGFAREYVDGMWRMLQADEPDTYVLATQRTESVRYFVNLAAQAANFDLAWEGSGAHEIAIDQRTGKTIVQVNPQFYRPAEVDLLIGDASKAKKNLGWESKISLEHLCQMMLEADLERNKRGVTS
- a CDS encoding ABC transporter ATP-binding protein: MIHIDNISKVYPIRKGVRTVLDKINLTLERGQKIGILGRNGSGKSTLIRLISGAEKPSSGKIHREMSVSWPLALGDAFQDNQTGLDCLRFICRIYGITKKLMNEKIEFVNDFAELGIYFHEPIKSYSSGMRARLSFAISMAVEFDCFLIDEVVAVGDDRFHKKCYEELFEKRNDRALVIVSHDPAYIKTHCESAAVLSNGRLYSFDKINEAYDFYQSTRINAPTKEHVIAGYRFILGREPENEFTIQFQQSACETVEKLRRCLFSSEEFKKQLFHDKFEVFSDTLHSSPPQEEDIMLAFNLLLARDPEPDELKKIKKSNSSFERLRTRLLESKEFQLKLKRLSF
- a CDS encoding glycosyltransferase; translation: MRIVLDLQGAQTPNTRFRGIGRYLLSLALAIARNRGEHELFIALNGQFPESINSIRTAFEGILPQDNIRVWSRIASKKEYDWSHQTAELVQEAFIAHLKPDIVLIGSFFEGTNEGGVITSIGRLSKIPVAVILYDLIPLVYSDHYLKDAKTKKWYLKKLESFGQADLLLSISEYSRHEALKYISFSEDKIINISSAVDDYFKPIKVTKEDEIRARFGLTRSFILYTGGIDFRKNVEGLIRAYAKLPQDVRDEHQLVVVCSINNSEKKKLFSLAASQGLAIEELIFTGFVSNTDLLSLYNLCKIFVFPSLHEGFGLPVLEAMSCGQAVIGSNTSSIPEVIGREDNLFDPCDDESIANMLLKVLDNDDFRCELKHAALEQSKLFSWDISARKAINALEALVKQKKQKGIGFNSHQRPKLAYVSPLPPERSGISYYSAELLPFLSRFYEIEVVVAQKEVNDSWITTNHPIRSVQWFKENGLGYYDRVIYHFGNSMFHQHMFGLIQQIPGIVVLHDFFLSGIIDYAAYQNETKNLLNLELYYSHGYKGCLDRVNDHDKALSKYPCNLRILQQATGVIVHSEYSRYLANHFYGLNTAREWTVIPHLRKPVDLVDKFAAREQLGLNPDAFLVCSFGILGPNKENHRLIKAWMDSELVHSKQCKLIFVGENQSTSSYENQLLTTINAGPGTNITITGWCDNPTYELYLAAADLAVQLRKNSRGETSGTVLDCMNYGVPTIINAHGSLSEIPDHCVWKIPEEFTDRQLTESLELLWNDKHRRLALGDLAQKHIRTQHAPYDCAQKYYYSIEKMYDLASADIFSLGKSVAQLKSYSPNTRDLMQLARDVAQSISKSIQTRQFFIDVSVLIVKDVKSGIQRVTRSILKRLLESPPAGYRVEPVYASESHTYRYARNFTLNLLACSAENFEDTPIDANAGDIFLGLDLSPSIVPKHKEYLLNLHRKGVSIHFVIYDLLPILMPEMFTPKTEKMHQAWMNTISMFDGVLCISKAVADNVCDYLKSFKSEHARPFKIGYFHLGADIENSLPTHGINSHEENLLQQLKQDPTFIMVGTVEPRKGHQQVLKAFELLWSQGHRFNLVIVGKKGWEVDNLVRKLRTNPELFKHLFWLEQVSDEYLEKLYAVSSCMLAASEGEGFGLPLIEAAKYKLPIIARDLKVFREVAGNHATYFNSNAPSDLAEAILFWVGNFKEKTHISSEHMPWLTWEQSTQQLLEVLFNGQWYTQLTPEQCEPDWNQFSIKKEEVPEQEELCN